The Solibacillus sp. FSL W7-1436 genome window below encodes:
- the fliY gene encoding flagellar motor switch phosphatase FliY — protein MSDEMLSQEEIEALLRGETLEDFSANTASPEEIKVEDHLTPIEIDALGEVGNISFGSSATALSSLLGQKVDITTPSITMINRNRLEQEFPHPYVAVQVEYTTGLSGMNLLVIKQSDAAIIADLMLGGDGVNPRPELSEIQLSAVQEAMNQMMGSAATSMSTVFNQKVDISPPTIDLLNISQNEGTDTIPTDELLVKISFRLRIGELIDSNLMQLLPLKFSKKIVKSLMGETDEPLTATTAVEPTPVQPTQQQPQQPTAQQPMFEQPVQQPIQQPIQQPVQQQVNQQPMYEQPVQQQAYQQQQPVYEQPVYQQSAYTAPPANVQQAQFASFEPANITQAEARNLNMLLDIPLQVTVELGRTKRSVKEILELSSGSIIELDKLAGEPVDILVNSRLIAKGEVVVIDENFGVRITDILSQADRLNNIR, from the coding sequence ATGAGTGATGAAATGCTCTCCCAAGAAGAAATTGAGGCTCTGTTAAGGGGCGAAACGCTGGAGGATTTTTCTGCAAATACAGCAAGTCCGGAAGAAATTAAAGTTGAGGATCACTTAACTCCAATAGAAATTGATGCATTAGGTGAGGTAGGAAATATCTCATTCGGCAGTTCGGCAACTGCATTATCTTCATTACTGGGTCAAAAAGTAGATATTACAACACCTAGTATTACAATGATTAACCGTAATCGTCTGGAACAGGAATTTCCGCATCCATATGTAGCGGTACAAGTAGAGTATACAACAGGACTTTCAGGAATGAATCTGCTCGTAATCAAACAGTCGGATGCCGCAATTATTGCAGATCTGATGCTGGGCGGCGATGGTGTAAATCCAAGACCTGAATTAAGTGAAATCCAGTTGAGTGCTGTGCAGGAAGCGATGAATCAAATGATGGGTTCAGCTGCGACTTCCATGTCAACGGTGTTTAACCAAAAGGTTGATATTTCACCGCCGACAATTGATTTACTGAACATCTCTCAAAATGAAGGCACTGACACGATCCCTACAGATGAATTGTTAGTGAAAATTTCATTCCGATTGCGTATCGGTGAATTGATCGATTCGAATTTAATGCAATTACTACCTTTAAAGTTTAGTAAAAAGATAGTAAAGTCATTAATGGGAGAAACTGATGAGCCTCTTACTGCAACGACAGCAGTCGAGCCTACGCCAGTTCAGCCGACACAACAGCAGCCGCAGCAACCGACTGCACAGCAACCGATGTTTGAACAACCGGTTCAGCAGCCAATACAGCAGCCAATACAGCAGCCAGTACAACAGCAGGTTAATCAGCAGCCAATGTATGAGCAGCCGGTTCAGCAGCAAGCATATCAGCAACAGCAGCCTGTATATGAACAGCCGGTTTACCAGCAATCTGCTTATACAGCACCACCGGCAAATGTACAGCAAGCTCAATTTGCAAGCTTCGAACCGGCAAACATTACACAGGCAGAAGCACGCAATCTGAATATGCTGCTTGATATCCCATTGCAAGTAACAGTCGAGCTGGGACGGACTAAACGTTCTGTTAAAGAAATTCTCGAACTTTCGAGCGGATCGATTATTGAATTAGATAAGCTGGCAGGTGAACCAGTAGATATTTTAGTAAACAGCCGGTTAATTGCAAAAGGTGAAGTTGTAGTAATTGATGAGAACTTCGGTGTTCGCATCACAGATATTTTAAGTCAGGCAGATCGCTTGAACAATATTAGATAG
- a CDS encoding response regulator, which translates to MSKRILIVDDAAFMRMMIKDILTKNGYEVVGEAADGIQAVEKYNELRPDLVTMDITMPEMDGIAALKEIKGTDPSAVVIMCSAMGQQAMVIDAIQAGAKDFIVKPFQADRVIEAIQKALG; encoded by the coding sequence ATGTCTAAAAGGATTTTAATTGTGGACGATGCAGCATTCATGCGCATGATGATCAAGGATATTTTAACGAAGAACGGCTATGAAGTAGTAGGGGAAGCTGCTGATGGTATTCAAGCGGTTGAAAAGTACAATGAATTACGTCCGGATTTAGTAACAATGGATATTACAATGCCTGAAATGGACGGCATTGCAGCATTAAAAGAAATTAAAGGCACGGATCCAAGCGCGGTAGTGATTATGTGTTCAGCAATGGGCCAACAAGCTATGGTTATCGATGCGATTCAAGCAGGTGCAAAAGACTTTATCGTAAAGCCTTTCCAAGCAGATCGCGTAATCGAAGCGATTCAAAAAGCTTTAGGTTGA
- a CDS encoding flagellar biosynthetic protein FliO, with the protein MKAKKSFRFWIAVGIVLMTALFTPISNGTFAMVSNVYENCNENPEVCSEEKNSDESTPDADAEQTDSASVSIGFLEYLKVLVALVFVIGLLLFILKYLNKRNFNYQQNAVIKNIGGLSVGQQKSVQLLLIGKRVYVVGVGDNIQLLKEIESEEEIDHLLNQLETRQSMMNTSPYIAQLINKLSQKKRPQENSGSPRFNDLFNEKIGKIKQQRSDELERWKEQERDDR; encoded by the coding sequence ATGAAAGCAAAAAAATCATTTCGATTTTGGATCGCTGTTGGAATTGTATTGATGACGGCATTATTTACACCAATCTCAAATGGAACTTTTGCGATGGTAAGTAACGTATACGAAAACTGTAATGAAAACCCTGAAGTATGTTCAGAAGAAAAAAATTCAGATGAAAGTACTCCGGATGCCGACGCAGAACAAACTGACTCGGCATCCGTTAGTATTGGATTTTTGGAATATCTGAAAGTTTTAGTAGCACTTGTCTTCGTAATAGGGCTATTATTGTTCATTTTAAAGTATTTAAACAAGCGTAACTTCAACTATCAGCAAAATGCCGTAATTAAAAATATCGGAGGCTTGTCTGTAGGTCAGCAAAAGTCTGTACAATTATTACTAATTGGTAAACGAGTTTATGTAGTTGGTGTCGGCGATAACATACAGCTTCTGAAGGAAATTGAATCCGAAGAGGAAATCGACCATTTACTAAATCAGTTAGAAACTAGGCAGAGCATGATGAATACTTCACCATATATAGCTCAGTTAATTAATAAATTATCACAAAAGAAACGCCCTCAGGAAAATTCGGGAAGCCCTAGATTCAATGATTTATTCAATGAAAAAATCGGGAAAATCAAGCAGCAGCGAAGCGACGAACTTGAGCGTTGGAAAGAACAGGAGCGTGATGATCGATGA
- the fliP gene encoding flagellar type III secretion system pore protein FliP (The bacterial flagellar biogenesis protein FliP forms a type III secretion system (T3SS)-type pore required for flagellar assembly.), with protein MNDILSVFSESDPGNVSTSVTLLFLLTVLSLAPSLLILMTSFARIVIVLSFTRTALATNQMPPNQVIIGLALFLTFFIMAPTFQQVNEQALQPLFDEEINLEEAYERATIPFKQFMSQHTRQKDLELFIDYNQAEYPDSIEEIPMTLLVPAFALSEIKTAFQMGFMIFIPFLVIDMVVASTLMSMGMMMLPPVMISLPFKILLFVLVDGWYLVMKSLLQSF; from the coding sequence ATGAACGACATTCTTTCCGTGTTTTCTGAAAGTGATCCGGGAAATGTATCCACATCGGTTACACTATTATTCCTGTTAACGGTTCTATCTTTAGCACCGAGTCTTTTAATATTAATGACGTCATTTGCGCGTATCGTCATCGTTCTGTCGTTTACTAGGACAGCCCTTGCCACGAACCAGATGCCGCCTAACCAGGTAATTATCGGGTTGGCACTGTTTCTGACATTCTTTATTATGGCTCCGACATTCCAGCAAGTAAACGAACAGGCATTGCAGCCGCTCTTTGATGAAGAAATTAATTTGGAAGAGGCATATGAACGTGCGACAATTCCGTTCAAACAATTTATGTCGCAGCATACAAGGCAAAAGGATCTGGAGCTTTTTATCGATTATAATCAGGCAGAATATCCGGATTCCATCGAGGAAATTCCGATGACGCTTCTTGTACCTGCATTTGCGTTAAGTGAAATTAAAACAGCTTTTCAAATGGGCTTTATGATTTTCATTCCGTTTTTAGTTATTGATATGGTCGTCGCAAGTACACTGATGTCAATGGGGATGATGATGCTGCCTCCAGTAATGATTTCACTGCCATTTAAAATCTTGTTATTTGTACTCGTCGATGGTTGGTATTTAGTGATGAAATCTTTACTTCAAAGTTTTTAG
- the fliQ gene encoding flagellar biosynthesis protein FliQ, producing MTQEMVIAIAENAVFTILIVSGPLLLIALISGLIVSIFQATTSIQEQTLAFVPKIVAVLVAIIFFGPFMISKMTDYFHDILNNLVRYIG from the coding sequence GTGACACAGGAAATGGTCATTGCAATTGCAGAAAATGCAGTATTCACGATATTGATAGTTTCGGGACCTTTACTATTAATTGCGCTTATCAGCGGCTTAATAGTCAGTATATTTCAGGCAACAACTTCCATACAGGAACAAACATTGGCGTTCGTACCTAAAATCGTAGCGGTATTAGTGGCGATTATTTTTTTTGGTCCGTTTATGATCAGCAAAATGACGGATTACTTTCACGACATTTTAAATAACCTAGTTCGGTATATTGGGTGA
- the fliR gene encoding flagellar biosynthetic protein FliR: MTEILPNLSILLLILVRVSAFFVSVPLFSYRTIPPQVRIILAVALAWMMYYTFNIEPFEINAYYLLLVLKEAIIGLMLGLAAMIIVSAVQIAGGFIDFQMGFAMANIIDPQTGAQSPLMGQFLNFLMLLVLLSINGHHLILDGIFYSYQFMPMDQFFPNFGEEGTALFIIKIFVSVFAIAFQMSAPIVATLFLVTLALGITGKTVPQMNIFVIGFPIKIAVGFLVLMVTMAVLIGVMQELIEFMIISLRDLMVILGGG, translated from the coding sequence ATGACGGAAATACTACCGAATTTATCAATACTGCTATTAATTTTAGTGCGTGTCTCTGCATTTTTCGTCTCCGTCCCTTTATTTTCATATCGTACAATACCACCGCAAGTGCGCATTATATTGGCTGTCGCTTTAGCATGGATGATGTATTATACGTTTAATATTGAGCCGTTTGAAATTAATGCTTACTATTTGCTGCTCGTTTTAAAAGAGGCCATTATCGGGCTTATGCTAGGATTGGCCGCAATGATTATTGTTTCCGCTGTTCAAATAGCAGGCGGATTTATCGATTTCCAGATGGGTTTTGCGATGGCAAATATTATCGATCCGCAAACAGGTGCCCAGTCGCCGTTAATGGGTCAGTTTTTAAATTTTTTAATGCTTTTAGTATTGCTCTCAATAAATGGCCATCATCTTATTTTAGATGGAATTTTTTATAGTTATCAGTTTATGCCGATGGACCAGTTTTTCCCGAATTTCGGTGAAGAAGGGACCGCACTGTTTATTATCAAAATATTTGTTTCTGTTTTTGCCATAGCATTTCAAATGTCAGCTCCAATAGTTGCAACATTATTTTTAGTAACGTTAGCGTTAGGGATTACAGGGAAAACGGTACCGCAAATGAATATATTTGTAATCGGATTCCCGATTAAAATTGCAGTAGGGTTTCTAGTATTGATGGTGACAATGGCTGTATTAATAGGAGTTATGCAGGAGCTAATCGAGTTTATGATTATTTCTTTACGTGACTTAATGGTTATTTTAGGTGGTGGCTAA